The following is a genomic window from Chlamydiales bacterium STE3.
TTCTTTAAATAACATTTGCCCATCTTGTTGCTATAAGTGAGGTCACCTTCACTCCCTAAATGTCCTAAAGGGCTAAGAGCCTTTATTTGCAGACTTCCATCTAGTGTTAAATCTTGGATATAGAGTTCTGCGATTTCTAAACGGAGTTCAGCACCTTCTTTTAAATGACCTTTTTGAATTTTTTGAGCGATTACGGAATAGAGTGGGCCTAATGCTGGATGATATGTGACAATAAATGGGGGATTTTTGATAAATTGTTGCGCTTCTTTTGAAGCTTTGTGAAAAGTAAAATGGCATTGCTGAGTAAAAAGCTCGTAGGCATTCATCTGTACATCGAAGAATGCTTGATCTGGGGTTTCTTCCATCTTGCCGTTATTAAAGAGCTTTTTTGTAGCGGAAATTGTTTTTCCTCTGCGGTTGTAGGTAACAAAACTTTTTAAATGTTTTTTTTCTTCCTGGTTTAACTTCTTCGATGATTTTGTAACGATAAAATCTGCGATGTTTTGCATAGTAGATTCTAGTCGGCCGACCTCTATTGTGTGCAGTTCTCTTTTTTCGTTAAAGCACTCTAATTGAAGTTTTAAATTTAAAAGTAATCCGGGAAAGGGGTGATTTTTTAACGTTTTTTTTAAAACATTGACATCCAAAAAGAGAATGTTGGTATTAGAAGGATATTGGGAATAATGTGACCCGGACGAGTAGGACACGTCTTTTATGTTATAATTTTCAAATTCTGTATATTCAATATTGGTGATACAGTACTCATATCCTTTTTCCGTGGGCTTCTCGATTAGAATATCAACGCCTTCAGCTGTTCCAACTAAACGAGGACAGGTGGCAAAACCAAAAGACTTGTCTTCGGAGCAGCCTAAGCCCGATAAAGCGATTAAGCCATTGTCAACGCCCGCTATGGGATTATTAATCTGACGTACAATCGCTTTATTACATTTGTGAGCGAGAAACCAGTCAAAAGCACCTTCATCTTCCGCTAATTTCCAAATGACACCATGGCCCCCAGGCTTAAATTGGATTTTAAAGGGAGCATCAGTTACCCATAACCCCTGAATGCTAATCATAGGGACAAGGGGTTGTAAAATAAAAAAGTAAAGTTCTTTTGAACGGTGAAACCAGTGGTTTTTGTTGAGAATTTCCTTGATGTGCGTATCGTTTTCTTTTTCAAGAGAAGTCATGAGGATGACAGGCGTGTGTATCTGTTTGCCAAGTAACTTGTAGTGGAGAAATTCTCTTGCCTGCAGATCGCGGATAAGACCTTCCAGCAATGAGTAGCCCAAGAAATTAAGAAGCGCTGCGGGTAAAGGTTGGCCTGTAAGGACGTCGGTGAGATTTAATCTATCCCCTGCTCCAGCAGCAGGATAAATTTCACCTACCTGGCTCATGCATTCAATACCTGCTCTGATGGCCTTTATAACTGATCGATCTTCCTGACTTAAGTCCATCCCTGGAGGTGGTTCAAAATGCAATACTTTAGGAGGCTGATTTTTTTTGGATAAAAGACTTAAAAAAGTGAAATGGTACCCGATGATTCCCCCAATGGGGAAATAAAAATCTTCGATCTCCCACAGTTGTTCGAATAGCTGCTCTAACTGTTCATAATTCTGAGAGGAGAGAAAGGCATCATAGAATAAATGCTCTTCTTGTTTTATTAACATCAACGATTTATAAACAATTTCCTTTTCAATTGTATTAATGAATTTTTTAGGAAGCTTTTCTTCTTTGTGGATCTTGCTGTTTAAGAGCAAAAGTTTTTCTTCAAGTGTAGTGGCTGCTCTCAACTCTTCTACTAGGGATTCTAGAAAGTCGATTGGTGGATCATGCGGCAAAAAGCTATTCATTGGATTGCTGTATTGAAATTATGGTTAAATAGTTATATCGAAAGAAAGGATTTGAGGCTTAATTTTTTTTTGTGGGCTCCTTTCTGCCTCTGCTTTTTTTCACAAATTAGGTTAAACATTTGTGATTTACAAGTGCTTAGCCTTCTTTCTGCAAAAAATATTGCCCACAAAAATTAATTCCCCTAATTCTCCTAGAAGGTAAGCTTAAACTTCATATTAAAAATGCGAAATCTTTTGACTTCAAAATGCTTTCAGCAGTAAAAACATCGTTTATGATCCATCTAATTGATGAAAAATTTTTATAAACAAGGAGAAAATCAAATGGCAAAAAAAGAATCAGCTTTCATGAAACCTGTGGGTATAAGCGAAGCTTTAGCAGAGATCGTGGGTAGTGGTCCAATGCCTAGAACTGAAGTAACAAAAAAGGTTTGGGAATACATCAAGAAGCACAAGCTTCAAGATGAAAAGAACAAACGTAGAATCAATCCAGACAGTAAGCTGGCAAAAGTACTAGGCACAAATCAGTCTATTGACATGTTCGAAATGACAAGTAAGATTTCTGCACATCTAAAACCCACGCTAGTTAAAGCTGGTTAATTCTTCGCATGCTAACACTTTAGTTAGCATGCTTATTCTATTTCCTCACTGGATTATTTATAAAAAAACTCTGTTTTTTTTTCTTTTTTTGCTACTCTGTACGCATGAAACTTTTTTTTAAGCACAAAAACGCCTCTTATTCCTGGGATCTCTTTTTTCTTTGCTCGCTTTTAGGGATTTGGCCTCGCTTTATTGAACCGAATTTACTGTATCTTTCTCGCTTTACCCTTCCCATTCCACGATTGCCTAAACCTTTATCTGGCCTGAAGATCATTCAAGTAAGCGATCTGCATTTTGGTCCTCAGCTCTCTGATCGCTATTTACAGAGGCTCCGGCATAAAATCCATCAAGAAACGCCTGACCTAATCTTTTTTACTGGGGATTTTATTTGCCGGAGCGAGCTTAAAGATCCTACGCGCTTAAAAACATTTCTGAATTCTTTAAAAGCTACTTATGGACGGTATGCAGTTTTAGGCAACCATGACTACACTCAATATGTGTCTGTTAACGCGTCCGGGGATTATGATATTTTTGAAGAAGAAAATTCTCAGTTTAATAGAGGATTT
Proteins encoded in this region:
- a CDS encoding Uncharacterized protein (Product derived from UniProtKB/Trembl:F8KVK8); translation: MNSFLPHDPPIDFLESLVEELRAATTLEEKLLLLNSKIHKEEKLPKKFINTIEKEIVYKSLMLIKQEEHLFYDAFLSSQNYEQLEQLFEQLWEIEDFYFPIGGIIGYHFTFLSLLSKKNQPPKVLHFEPPPGMDLSQEDRSVIKAIRAGIECMSQVGEIYPAAGAGDRLNLTDVLTGQPLPAALLNFLGYSLLEGLIRDLQAREFLHYKLLGKQIHTPVILMTSLEKENDTHIKEILNKNHWFHRSKELYFFILQPLVPMISIQGLWVTDAPFKIQFKPGGHGVIWKLAEDEGAFDWFLAHKCNKAIVRQINNPIAGVDNGLIALSGLGCSEDKSFGFATCPRLVGTAEGVDILIEKPTEKGYEYCITNIEYTEFENYNIKDVSYSSGSHYSQYPSNTNILFLDVNVLKKTLKNHPFPGLLLNLKLQLECFNEKRELHTIEVGRLESTMQNIADFIVTKSSKKLNQEEKKHLKSFVTYNRRGKTISATKKLFNNGKMEETPDQAFFDVQMNAYELFTQQCHFTFHKASKEAQQFIKNPPFIVTYHPALGPLYSVIAQKIQKGHLKEGAELRLEIAELYIQDLTLDGSLQIKALSPLGHLGSEGDLTYSNKMGKCYLKNIIVENSGINASAPNKFWKNEIFRKETLEIIIEEDGEFHAENIIFRGSHRIFVPKGHRMIAYMEDHRLSFKMMRLEQPSWYWLYTFDDKDHIVLSLQENP
- a CDS encoding Uncharacterized protein (Product derived from UniProtKB/Trembl:F8KVK9) encodes the protein MKNFYKQGENQMAKKESAFMKPVGISEALAEIVGSGPMPRTEVTKKVWEYIKKHKLQDEKNKRRINPDSKLAKVLGTNQSIDMFEMTSKISAHLKPTLVKAG